The Clostridium sporogenes genome contains a region encoding:
- a CDS encoding ABC transporter ATP-binding protein — translation MEKVIEIKKLHKSFKVGKEEVNVLKNINLDIYKGKFLSIMGPSGCGKSTLLYLLGGLDKPTSGNIYINNKEISKLSDRDISKVRRRELGFVFQFYNLVQNLSVEDNILLPILLDGGKPKKYEKQLKEILDIIKMNHKRKAIPRELSGGQQQRVAIARALIHNPYLILADEPIGNLDSKTGTEIMKLFKEINREKGLTIVNVTHSRESAEYGTDLVNLKDGEIIKHEKLI, via the coding sequence GTGGAAAAAGTAATAGAGATAAAAAAGTTACATAAAAGTTTTAAAGTAGGAAAGGAAGAGGTAAATGTACTTAAAAATATAAATTTAGATATATATAAAGGTAAATTTCTATCTATAATGGGGCCTTCTGGTTGTGGCAAAAGCACTCTTTTATATTTATTAGGAGGCCTAGATAAGCCTACTTCAGGTAATATATATATAAATAATAAAGAAATATCAAAATTAAGTGATAGAGATATAAGTAAAGTTAGAAGAAGAGAATTGGGATTTGTATTTCAATTTTATAATTTAGTACAAAATTTATCTGTAGAGGATAATATACTGCTACCTATTTTATTGGATGGAGGAAAACCTAAAAAATATGAAAAACAGTTAAAAGAAATCTTAGATATAATAAAAATGAATCATAAGAGAAAAGCTATACCAAGAGAACTGTCAGGAGGGCAGCAGCAAAGGGTAGCTATAGCTAGAGCATTAATCCATAATCCATATTTAATTTTAGCAGATGAACCTATAGGAAATTTAGATTCTAAAACGGGAACGGAAATAATGAAATTATTTAAAGAAATAAATAGAGAAAAAGGATTAACTATAGTAAATGTTACTCATTCTAGAGAGTCAGCAGAGTATGGTACAGACCTTGTAAATCTAAAAGATGGAGAAATAATAAAACATGAAAAGTTAATATGA
- a CDS encoding sensor histidine kinase, with product MERKRLLIIVRYIAILFLIFGIASFEKENITTYTVILILLFIINNQIRFFIFNENKKIVFMSIILECSLAYIGYTNYSGILFFYFFTDILDSALFLKGKLSYLTCFIVLIVVIFLGWNLNLTEILSVVASLVMLFILANYIKEENSAKLRAQKLYDKLRISEEKLKKANRDLESYANSIEELTVLRERNRISREIHDSVGHSLSTMIIQLGAIEKIAEKDGKLTSEMARKLGEFAKNSLGEVRCAVRALKPREFEKYEGILAVEELTKNFEKLTGVKVKLGFSKEKWTLNSDQCFVLYRVVQEFLSNSLRHGKATRVDIFMGFNEENLIITLRDNGEGSDKIEKGVGLKGIWERVNELGGTVAYNSKKEEGFLLKVVLYPQINET from the coding sequence ATGGAGAGAAAGAGATTACTAATTATAGTTAGATATATAGCTATATTATTTCTTATATTTGGTATAGCTTCCTTTGAAAAAGAAAACATTACAACTTATACAGTTATTTTAATATTATTATTTATCATAAATAATCAAATTAGATTTTTTATTTTTAATGAAAATAAAAAAATAGTTTTCATGTCTATAATATTAGAGTGTAGTTTAGCTTATATTGGGTATACCAATTATTCTGGAATATTGTTTTTTTATTTTTTTACAGATATTTTAGATTCAGCTCTTTTTCTTAAAGGTAAGTTATCTTATTTAACCTGTTTTATAGTATTGATTGTAGTTATATTTCTTGGATGGAATTTAAATTTAACAGAAATTTTATCTGTAGTAGCTTCTTTGGTTATGCTGTTTATATTGGCTAACTATATAAAGGAAGAAAATAGTGCCAAGCTAAGAGCACAAAAGTTATATGATAAACTTAGAATTTCAGAGGAAAAATTAAAAAAGGCCAATAGAGATTTGGAAAGTTATGCTAATTCTATAGAAGAGCTTACAGTTCTTCGTGAAAGAAATAGAATATCTAGAGAAATACATGATAGCGTAGGGCATAGTTTATCTACAATGATAATACAATTAGGAGCTATAGAAAAGATTGCTGAAAAAGATGGGAAACTTACATCAGAAATGGCAAGAAAACTAGGAGAGTTTGCTAAAAATAGTTTAGGTGAAGTAAGATGTGCTGTAAGAGCACTAAAGCCTAGGGAATTCGAAAAATATGAAGGTATATTAGCAGTAGAAGAACTTACAAAGAATTTTGAAAAACTTACAGGGGTAAAAGTAAAGTTGGGCTTTTCAAAGGAAAAATGGACTCTTAATTCAGACCAATGTTTTGTCTTATATAGGGTAGTGCAGGAATTCTTATCTAATTCTTTAAGACATGGAAAAGCAACAAGAGTAGATATATTTATGGGATTTAATGAAGAGAATTTAATAATAACTCTTAGAGACAATGGAGAAGGATCTGATAAAATAGAAAAAGGTGTAGGACTTAAAGGTATATGGGAAAGAGTTAATGAACTAGGTGGCACTGTAGCATATAATAGTAAAAAAGAAGAGGGATTTTTATTAAAGGTAGTATTATATCCGCAAATAAATGAAACCTAA
- a CDS encoding ribonuclease Z has translation MLDLALLGCGGGMPIPDRFLSSLLINYRGRKILIDCGEGTQVSMKMLGWGFKSIDIICITHMHGDHTVGLPGLLATIGNSGREEPLTIIGPEGIEKVINGLRTIVPYLPYDITIIENPKNSLKIKVVKNAIDVLKEYKSSTFIKNNSSKDCIKNGEDSINLYEKYNDILSCDIEISTLELDHSCPCIGYNLYINRKPRFNLEKAERNNVPKFLWSRLQKGENLVYEGVKYNSSMVMGRGRKGIKLSYITDTRPIDSIIDFIENSDLFICEGTYGQDEDLHKAIKNKHMTFREGAKLANRGNVSQLILTHFSPAMIDPESLKQNAIEVFPDTIIGKDRLIKTLSFKE, from the coding sequence ATGTTAGATTTGGCTTTATTAGGATGTGGAGGAGGTATGCCTATTCCAGATAGGTTTTTATCTTCTCTTCTTATAAATTATAGAGGAAGAAAAATACTTATAGATTGTGGAGAAGGAACTCAAGTATCTATGAAAATGTTGGGATGGGGCTTTAAATCTATTGATATTATATGTATAACTCATATGCATGGAGATCATACAGTTGGATTACCAGGACTTTTGGCTACTATAGGTAATAGTGGCAGAGAAGAGCCTTTAACTATAATAGGTCCAGAAGGCATAGAAAAGGTAATAAATGGACTCAGAACTATAGTACCTTATCTACCCTATGATATAACTATAATAGAAAATCCTAAAAATTCATTAAAGATAAAGGTGGTTAAAAATGCTATAGACGTACTAAAGGAATATAAAAGTAGCACTTTCATAAAAAATAACAGTTCAAAGGATTGTATAAAAAATGGAGAGGATAGTATTAATCTATATGAAAAATATAATGATATACTAAGTTGTGACATAGAAATTTCTACATTGGAATTAGATCATTCTTGTCCTTGTATAGGATATAACTTATATATTAATAGAAAGCCTAGATTTAATTTAGAAAAAGCGGAAAGAAATAATGTGCCAAAGTTTCTATGGAGTAGGCTTCAGAAGGGAGAAAATCTAGTTTATGAAGGAGTAAAATACAATTCTAGTATGGTTATGGGAAGAGGTCGTAAAGGAATAAAATTAAGTTATATTACAGATACAAGACCAATAGATTCTATAATAGATTTTATAGAAAATAGTGATTTGTTCATATGCGAGGGAACTTATGGACAGGATGAAGATTTACATAAAGCTATAAAGAATAAGCATATGACTTTTAGAGAAGGAGCTAAATTAGCTAATAGAGGTAATGTATCACAGCTTATATTAACACATTTTAGTCCAGCTATGATAGATCCAGAAAGCCTTAAGCAAAATGCTATAGAAGTTTTTCCAGATACTATAATAGGAAAAGACAGACTTATTAAAACATTATCTTTTAAGGAATAG
- a CDS encoding response regulator transcription factor: protein MNKTNVIVVDDEKLIREGLKIILSTYDDIEVVGLASDGREALSLCKEKDVQVVLMDIRMPNCDGVLGTRIIKEQFPDIKILILTTFNDKEYIHEALKFGASGYLLKDSSNDLIYEGIKACVKGNIVVHPDVANNIILNTGYEKELDHNDISSKYSLTEREINIIREIARGLSNKEIAERIYLSEGTIKNNISTILSKLNLRDRTQIAIFAFKNNIVD from the coding sequence ATGAATAAAACTAATGTTATAGTAGTAGATGATGAAAAATTAATAAGAGAGGGATTAAAAATAATTCTTTCTACCTATGATGATATTGAAGTTGTGGGTCTTGCAAGTGATGGAAGGGAAGCACTAAGTTTATGTAAAGAAAAAGATGTACAGGTAGTTTTGATGGATATTAGAATGCCCAATTGTGACGGAGTATTGGGTACAAGAATCATAAAAGAACAATTTCCAGATATAAAAATATTAATATTAACTACATTTAATGATAAAGAATATATTCATGAAGCTTTAAAATTTGGAGCTTCAGGGTATTTACTAAAAGATAGTTCTAATGATCTAATTTACGAAGGTATAAAAGCCTGTGTAAAAGGAAATATAGTGGTTCATCCAGATGTAGCTAACAATATAATACTTAATACTGGTTATGAAAAAGAATTAGATCATAACGATATAAGTTCAAAATATAGTCTTACGGAAAGAGAAATCAACATAATAAGAGAAATAGCTAGAGGACTTTCTAATAAAGAAATAGCAGAAAGGATATATCTTTCAGAAGGAACTATAAAGAACAATATAAGTACTATACTCTCCAAATTAAATTTAAGAGACAGGACACAAATAGCTATATTTGCTTTTAAAAACAATATAGTTGATTAA
- a CDS encoding NifB/NifX family molybdenum-iron cluster-binding protein → MKIVCTSKENNISVHFDYCEGFIIYEVEKGKILKEDFKLRGNLYGKTIGLF, encoded by the coding sequence ATGAAAATAGTATGTACCAGTAAGGAAAATAATATTAGTGTACATTTTGATTATTGTGAGGGATTTATAATTTATGAGGTAGAAAAGGGAAAGATTTTAAAGGAAGATTTTAAACTTAGGGGAAATTTATATGGGAAAACAATTGGATTATTTTAA
- a CDS encoding DUF134 domain-containing protein — protein sequence MPRPTKFRRVEFFPENNYFVPWGKPKCEIHEVVLKVEELEAMRLKDIEELNQEQCAERMEISRQTFQNIIDSARKKVAIALTEGKAIKISGGHYTTKLCKLKCMDCGDVYEINYEQDRHICPNCGSEKVICNKRADFCRRWCKGQNRKDKYEKSENK from the coding sequence ATGCCAAGACCAACAAAGTTTAGAAGAGTAGAATTTTTCCCAGAAAATAATTATTTTGTACCCTGGGGAAAACCTAAATGTGAAATACATGAGGTAGTATTAAAAGTTGAAGAATTAGAGGCTATGAGGCTTAAGGATATAGAAGAATTAAACCAAGAACAATGTGCGGAAAGAATGGAAATATCTCGTCAAACCTTTCAAAATATAATAGATAGCGCTAGAAAAAAAGTAGCTATAGCTTTAACAGAAGGAAAGGCAATAAAAATAAGTGGGGGGCATTATACTACCAAGCTTTGTAAATTAAAATGTATGGATTGTGGAGATGTTTATGAAATAAATTATGAACAGGATAGACATATATGTCCTAATTGTGGTTCAGAAAAAGTAATATGTAACAAGAGAGCTGATTTTTGTAGAAGATGGTGTAAAGGACAAAATAGGAAAGATAAATATGAGAAAAGTGAAAATAAATAA
- a CDS encoding ABC transporter permease: MKISITKENKTISRLVRKTLIIIFWVFIWELSSLFINNEILLPSPKKVFETLIILGTKKYFWISVLESILRVIIGILISIALGISLGIIAGINVFMEELLEPLVVTIKATPVMSIIIIALVWFKSSNVAIFTSILMCFPIIYTNVLSGIKSVDKNLLEMANLYKVKNKYILTNIYIPSTKPYIISGILMCLGIGWKVSVASEILSTPKYSIGLNLLNAKATLATEELFAWTIVVVLLSLIFEKIFKYYVKKVF; the protein is encoded by the coding sequence ATGAAAATTTCTATTACAAAGGAAAATAAGACAATTTCAAGATTAGTTAGAAAAACTTTAATAATAATATTTTGGGTTTTTATATGGGAGCTTAGCTCCCTTTTTATAAATAATGAAATATTACTTCCATCCCCTAAAAAAGTATTTGAAACCTTAATTATTCTTGGAACTAAGAAATATTTTTGGATAAGTGTACTTGAAAGTATACTAAGAGTCATTATAGGAATTCTTATATCTATAGCATTAGGAATTAGTTTAGGTATAATTGCAGGTATAAATGTTTTTATGGAGGAATTATTAGAACCTTTAGTAGTAACTATAAAGGCAACACCTGTTATGTCAATCATAATAATAGCTTTAGTATGGTTTAAATCTTCTAATGTAGCTATATTTACTAGTATACTTATGTGTTTCCCTATAATATATACTAATGTTTTATCAGGAATAAAGTCTGTGGATAAAAATTTATTAGAAATGGCTAATTTATATAAGGTTAAGAATAAGTATATATTAACAAACATTTATATTCCTTCTACTAAGCCTTATATTATATCCGGAATACTTATGTGTTTAGGTATAGGATGGAAAGTTTCTGTGGCATCAGAGATTTTAAGTACTCCTAAGTATTCTATAGGGCTAAATCTTCTAAATGCTAAAGCTACCTTAGCTACAGAGGAACTATTTGCTTGGACTATAGTGGTGGTTTTACTTAGCCTTATATTTGAAAAAATATTTAAATATTATGTTAAAAAAGTATTTTAA
- a CDS encoding ABC transporter ATP-binding protein, which produces MQFINACKAYEDKIIFKDLNLNFEKNKITALLAPSGYGKTTLLNIIAGLESLDSGNLIMETQSISYMFQEDRLLTWLTVYENIAFVLKSNTVKCKIGNIIDTYLDLVNLKEYKDYTLDKLSGGMKRRVALARAFAYKSEVLIMDEPFKGLDLSLKREIISGFLKLWEKDKRTVIVVTHDIKEAKLLAHNTYFLEKYSKL; this is translated from the coding sequence ATGCAATTTATAAATGCTTGTAAAGCTTATGAAGATAAAATAATTTTCAAAGATTTAAATTTAAACTTTGAAAAAAATAAAATAACTGCTCTGTTGGCTCCTTCAGGCTATGGTAAAACAACTCTGTTGAATATTATAGCAGGCTTGGAGTCTTTAGATAGTGGAAATCTTATTATGGAAACTCAGAGTATATCTTATATGTTTCAGGAAGATAGACTATTAACTTGGCTTACCGTTTATGAGAATATAGCCTTTGTATTGAAGTCTAATACTGTTAAATGTAAAATAGGAAATATTATAGATACATATTTAGATTTAGTTAACTTAAAAGAATATAAAGACTATACTTTAGATAAGTTAAGTGGAGGTATGAAAAGAAGAGTGGCTTTAGCTAGAGCTTTTGCTTATAAAAGTGAAGTCCTTATTATGGATGAACCTTTTAAAGGTCTTGATTTATCCCTTAAAAGAGAAATTATATCAGGTTTTCTAAAACTTTGGGAAAAAGATAAAAGAACGGTTATAGTAGTTACTCATGATATAAAGGAAGCTAAACTTCTAGCACATAATACTTATTTTCTAGAGAAATATAGTAAATTATAG
- a CDS encoding PH domain-containing protein gives MGLFNGLMGNASEVNIMEVEKEYSNILAKNERVEKAYKLIRDMFIFTNKRLILVDKQGMTAKKTEYHSIPYKSITHFSIETAGHFDLDAELKIWISGTQLPIEKQFNKSLNIYELQSVLADYVLK, from the coding sequence ATGGGATTATTTAATGGACTAATGGGAAACGCTTCAGAGGTTAATATAATGGAAGTAGAAAAAGAATATAGTAATATATTAGCTAAAAATGAAAGAGTAGAAAAAGCTTATAAGCTAATCCGTGATATGTTTATTTTCACAAATAAAAGATTAATTTTAGTAGACAAGCAAGGCATGACAGCTAAGAAAACAGAATATCATTCTATTCCATACAAATCTATAACACATTTTAGCATAGAAACTGCAGGTCATTTTGATTTAGATGCAGAACTTAAAATATGGATTTCTGGAACTCAATTACCTATAGAAAAGCAATTTAATAAAAGTTTAAATATATATGAACTTCAAAGTGTGTTAGCTGACTATGTTTTAAAATAA
- a CDS encoding Fur family transcriptional regulator, with protein sequence MGKQLDYFKNLIEEKGYKFTVQKKIILKVLIDSSIHLNAEEIYNKIKKDNIGIATVYRNLKIFEKLGIVKDLNINGVNYYEMKIFSGKPLHIHFKCLKCNSIIDIDNSKLDLEYLKLSRFMEHSEDLEIHDANILFLGLCSKCKEEEKCQDQQSLEE encoded by the coding sequence ATGGGAAAACAATTGGATTATTTTAAAAATTTAATTGAAGAAAAAGGTTATAAATTTACAGTTCAAAAGAAAATAATATTAAAAGTCTTAATAGACAGCTCTATTCATTTAAATGCGGAAGAAATATATAATAAAATCAAAAAAGATAATATAGGAATTGCTACGGTTTATAGAAACTTAAAAATTTTTGAAAAACTTGGCATAGTTAAAGATTTAAATATTAACGGTGTAAATTACTACGAAATGAAAATATTTAGTGGAAAACCCTTGCATATACATTTTAAATGTTTAAAATGTAATAGTATAATAGATATTGATAATAGTAAATTAGATTTAGAATATTTAAAATTAAGTAGATTTATGGAACATAGTGAAGACTTAGAAATTCATGATGCTAATATATTATTTTTAGGGTTATGTAGTAAATGCAAGGAGGAAGAAAAATGCCAAGACCAACAAAGTTTAGAAGAGTAG
- a CDS encoding M14 family metallopeptidase has translation MRVLKKGDRGSDVKKIQAVLQKIGYDVGSIDGIFGSKTEDAVKRFQLNNRLAVDGIIGPRTYEVLNKFILGYNTYTIKPGDTLYNIAKRHYTTVAKIITANPNIEPNNLIIGEKIIVPVGIDIVDTNVDYTYGIMEKDIMALKARYPFIQIGIAGKSVLGKNLYYIKLGSGPNEVFYNGAHHALEWITTPLLMKFIEDFSKAYSEDSEIKGYNIRDIWNRSSIYIMPMVNPDGVDLVINGLQRNNPYYNDLIKWNMGSTDFSKNWQANIKGVDLNHNYNASWYESKIAEESYGVYGPGPTRYGGPYPESEPESRNVADFTRRHNFRLILAYHSQGEVIFWTYRDIIPPGAREIGELFSKVSGYELSEPYGIASYAGYKDWFISEYRRPGFTIEVGKGTNPLPLSQFDEIYKDNIEILLLAPIV, from the coding sequence ATGAGAGTTTTAAAAAAAGGTGATAGGGGATCAGATGTTAAAAAGATTCAGGCAGTGCTTCAAAAGATAGGGTATGATGTAGGTTCTATAGATGGAATATTTGGTAGTAAGACAGAGGATGCAGTTAAAAGATTTCAACTGAATAATAGGTTAGCAGTGGATGGAATTATAGGACCTAGGACTTATGAGGTATTAAATAAGTTTATATTAGGCTATAATACTTATACTATAAAGCCTGGGGATACTTTGTATAATATAGCTAAAAGACATTATACAACTGTAGCTAAAATAATAACTGCTAATCCTAACATAGAACCTAACAATCTTATTATAGGTGAGAAGATAATAGTTCCTGTAGGTATTGATATAGTAGATACTAATGTTGATTATACTTATGGAATTATGGAAAAAGATATAATGGCTTTGAAAGCAAGATATCCTTTTATACAGATAGGTATTGCAGGAAAAAGTGTTTTAGGAAAGAATTTGTATTATATCAAACTAGGTAGTGGACCTAATGAAGTATTTTATAATGGAGCTCATCATGCATTAGAGTGGATAACTACACCATTGCTTATGAAGTTTATTGAAGATTTTTCTAAAGCTTATAGTGAGGATAGTGAAATAAAAGGCTATAATATAAGAGATATTTGGAATAGGAGTAGTATTTATATAATGCCAATGGTAAATCCAGATGGTGTAGATTTAGTTATAAATGGACTTCAAAGGAATAATCCTTATTATAATGACTTAATAAAATGGAATATGGGAAGTACAGATTTTTCAAAGAACTGGCAAGCTAATATAAAAGGAGTAGATTTAAATCATAATTATAATGCTTCTTGGTATGAATCTAAAATTGCAGAAGAATCCTATGGTGTTTACGGTCCGGGACCTACTAGATATGGTGGACCATATCCTGAATCAGAACCTGAAAGTAGAAACGTCGCAGATTTTACAAGAAGACATAACTTTAGATTAATACTAGCTTACCATAGTCAGGGGGAAGTTATATTTTGGACCTATAGAGATATAATTCCACCAGGTGCAAGAGAAATTGGAGAATTATTTTCAAAAGTAAGTGGTTATGAACTTTCAGAGCCCTATGGCATAGCATCTTATGCAGGTTATAAGGATTGGTTTATATCAGAGTATAGAAGGCCAGGGTTTACTATAGAAGTAGGAAAAGGAACTAATCCTTTGCCTTTAAGTCAATTTGATGAAATATATAAAGATAATATAGAAATACTTTTATTAGCTCCTATTGTTTAA
- a CDS encoding ABC transporter permease — protein MRILFKFMFKNISEKKLRSLLIIISIMVATAMSFASMGISKSYASMVLERMKSKVGEADLVISSKKDSINPFLDEEKLNNNTKEENAVHILDAEGSYKNQDDILKVNIKATDIKELNFINQIVLSKESKGYDLNKVKNNQVIISKKLKDKLGLNIGSLFKVKINKKEVNLKVAAVAVNKGIFSESLGEMNLVMDRQGLYKELGINPSITTVLVKVKGNSTIEQVKEKYEKNFENYKISETISKEDLDNRVKQFTIPFYVMLIVVILMAAFIISSAYKVIVLERMAVIGTFRSIGATRVSTDLILLMESLLYGIIGGILGDILGIPILNYMADSSNMFKNYGVETIVVIDKINFLWAFLLAIFLCIIGSIVPIIKASKISLKDIIFGTFSENSSRNILSFILGVTLFIVPYIYIKKFKWTGNFLFSILAAFSVFLSMIFIIPYVMKLFCYIFKEVYRVIFGNEGAIALDNIGKSKVLINNGILLSSTLAAVVVIYIASSSVSGLITKGYSKMNYDLKIEQWKDKDMINKLKDIEYIKDFQEEFILNEVEVKNKDFKIRQIQGIESNKYLDFYKDVNIYDYKNNKKEYILKKLDKGRNIIISDILEKRQKFKIGDKISLKLEDQYKEYTIVGFAESEFISNGQIALVSSEIIKKDMNIQIGNFIKVKTRKNNNELDKKLREDLEKYNVVITKKSDDLKTDLEVNKGLMNSLESFSLMSLIIGSLGMMNNLMVSFIYRKREFAVLASVGMSKLKRGKLLFIEGITLGVFGGILGVLEGVYISMFLGEITYSLDSYIITTIPLKLIILLGFLAVVLVIVASFVPIFKSSNMSIVEEIKYE, from the coding sequence GTGAGGATTTTATTTAAATTCATGTTTAAAAATATATCAGAGAAAAAATTAAGGTCATTGCTTATAATAATATCTATTATGGTAGCTACAGCTATGAGTTTTGCATCTATGGGAATATCCAAATCCTATGCTAGTATGGTTTTGGAAAGAATGAAATCAAAGGTGGGAGAAGCGGATCTAGTTATAAGTAGCAAAAAAGATAGTATTAATCCATTTTTAGATGAAGAGAAGCTAAATAATAATACAAAAGAAGAAAATGCTGTACATATATTAGATGCTGAAGGAAGTTACAAAAATCAAGATGATATTTTAAAAGTAAATATAAAGGCAACAGATATAAAAGAATTAAATTTTATAAATCAAATAGTTTTAAGCAAAGAAAGTAAAGGATATGATTTAAATAAAGTAAAGAATAACCAAGTTATAATATCTAAGAAACTAAAGGATAAATTAGGCTTAAATATAGGTAGCCTTTTTAAGGTGAAAATTAATAAAAAGGAAGTAAATTTAAAAGTAGCAGCTGTGGCTGTAAATAAAGGAATATTTTCAGAAAGTTTAGGAGAAATGAATTTAGTTATGGATAGACAGGGATTATATAAAGAATTAGGCATAAATCCTTCTATAACTACAGTTTTAGTTAAAGTCAAGGGAAATAGCACTATAGAACAAGTTAAAGAAAAGTATGAAAAAAATTTTGAAAATTATAAAATTTCAGAAACCATAAGCAAAGAAGATTTAGATAACAGAGTAAAACAATTTACTATACCATTTTATGTAATGCTTATAGTTGTTATTTTAATGGCAGCTTTTATAATATCTTCTGCTTATAAAGTCATTGTTTTAGAAAGAATGGCTGTTATAGGAACTTTTAGAAGTATAGGAGCTACTAGAGTGTCTACAGATTTGATACTTTTAATGGAAAGTTTATTATATGGGATAATAGGTGGAATATTAGGAGATATTTTAGGAATACCTATACTTAATTATATGGCTGATTCTTCAAATATGTTTAAAAATTATGGTGTAGAAACCATTGTGGTTATTGATAAAATTAATTTCCTTTGGGCCTTTTTATTAGCAATATTTCTTTGCATTATAGGTTCTATAGTGCCTATAATAAAGGCTTCTAAAATTTCTTTAAAGGATATCATCTTTGGAACTTTTAGTGAAAATTCTAGTAGGAATATTTTAAGTTTTATTTTGGGAGTGACACTTTTCATAGTACCCTATATCTATATTAAAAAATTCAAATGGACAGGAAACTTTTTATTTTCTATATTGGCAGCTTTCTCTGTTTTCTTGTCTATGATTTTTATAATACCCTATGTTATGAAGTTATTTTGTTATATATTTAAAGAAGTTTATAGAGTTATATTTGGAAATGAGGGAGCTATAGCCTTGGATAATATAGGAAAGTCTAAGGTTCTTATTAACAATGGTATTCTATTATCTAGTACATTGGCGGCAGTGGTAGTAATATATATAGCTTCTAGTAGTGTAAGTGGATTAATAACAAAGGGTTATTCTAAAATGAACTATGATTTAAAAATAGAACAATGGAAAGATAAAGACATGATAAATAAATTAAAGGATATAGAGTATATAAAAGATTTTCAGGAAGAATTTATATTAAATGAAGTAGAAGTAAAAAATAAAGATTTTAAAATAAGACAAATTCAAGGTATAGAAAGTAATAAATATTTAGATTTTTATAAAGACGTAAATATATACGATTATAAAAATAATAAAAAAGAATATATACTGAAAAAATTAGACAAAGGAAGAAACATAATAATAAGTGATATATTAGAAAAAAGACAAAAATTTAAAATAGGAGATAAAATAAGTTTAAAATTAGAAGACCAGTATAAAGAATATACTATAGTAGGTTTCGCAGAGTCAGAGTTTATAAGTAATGGACAAATAGCTTTGGTTTCTTCTGAAATTATTAAAAAAGATATGAATATCCAAATAGGTAATTTTATAAAGGTTAAGACTAGAAAAAATAACAATGAGTTAGATAAGAAATTAAGAGAGGATTTAGAAAAATATAATGTAGTTATTACTAAAAAATCAGATGATTTAAAAACAGATTTAGAAGTAAATAAGGGGCTTATGAACTCTTTGGAAAGCTTTTCTTTAATGTCTTTAATTATAGGAAGTTTAGGTATGATGAATAATCTTATGGTTAGTTTTATATATCGAAAAAGGGAGTTTGCTGTATTAGCATCAGTTGGTATGAGTAAGCTTAAAAGAGGAAAGCTTTTGTTTATAGAGGGGATTACCCTAGGCGTTTTTGGAGGAATTTTAGGAGTATTGGAAGGAGTATATATTTCTATGTTTTTAGGAGAAATAACTTATTCTTTAGATTCTTATATAATTACAACGATCCCTTTAAAACTTATAATATTATTAGGCTTTCTGGCGGTAGTTTTAGTGATTGTAGCTTCCTTTGTTCCAATTTTTAAATCTTCTAATATGTCTATAGTAGAAGAAATTAAATATGAGTAA